The sequence below is a genomic window from Paenibacillus silvisoli.
GATCGAGCTTGAAGTTGCGTTTGACCGCTAGATGGAGGGCCGTGTTTCCTTCCGAGTCGGCATAGTCGACATTTGCGCCATTCTTAAGGAACCATTCCGCGATCTCGAATCGCTTCCAATTGAATGCGGAGAGAAAGGCTTCCTCCTCCATTGCCGCTCCGTGTTTCGTGAACTGAACAGCCGCTTTGACATCGTCGTACCACGCGATCGCGAACATGCAGTGATTCGGATTCGCGCCCTTCTTCAATAGGTAGGTATACAGCTTCTCGTTTCGGCCGCGCGTATACGCGTACCATAGCGGGGTAGCGGGGAAGAAGCCGCAACGGTTATCGGGAATCCGATGAATGGCATTCATGTCCATGCCGCCGCTTAGGAGAAGCTTTAGTAGTTGAAGACTCGCTTCTTCTTTCTGCGGATCGCCCGAAATATCCTGGCCGCATAGATAGTGAAGGCCGTTTTTGCCGTCTTCCTCCGACCATGCCAGCCACTTGGGTTCCTTATGAAGAAGCTCTTTCATGACGGCAGCATCTAAACTTTTGATCGCGCGGATGAATTTATTCATGCTCTCCATTCCCTTCATCGAAACGAATTCTGTAGCTATATTCCAGAGCCGCGCCCCTAAATCCTTTTTGCAAAATAGGAAGATGGGCACGGAGGGAAAAGATCCCCGGACGTCGAATAGAAGAGTAACCTAGAAAAGAAAGGATGATGAAGCACTTGCGCAGCGTAATACAAGGGATAAGCAAGTTTTCAGCCGCCGAAGCCCTAGCCCGACCGGGAAGGACGCCAACCTCAAACGACAGCTAACCAACCGCCTATTCAATGGGCGGTTTTTTTGTCGAAATTTTGCCTCCTATGGCGAATGCCGTTGTACTAGCGCCGTTCCCTCGCACTAGCATCCTCATAAACTATCAGCAGGGTCACTGGGTAGAGGAGGCGAGGCTATTGGCAAACGAGACGAACAATCGGGATTTGAACGGACTGCTTCTTCAGAAGCTGTCGCAAACGGAGAGCTTGCTCGACGTCGGGAGCGGTCCATGTTTGATGCTGGACAACCTGCCATTCCGTCACATTGTCGCGCTTGAGATTCATCGACCCTATCTAATCAATCGCGCGACGAAGGCGGGCCATATTTTGCCGCTGAATGCCGATGCTCGCGAGATCGGCAAGCTGTTCGTGCCGAAGTCGTTCTCGGCGGTGTCTTTCTTTGATACGCTGGAGCATTTCGACAAGCAGGAAGGGTACGCGCTATTGCGGGAGGCGGAGCAGATCGCGCGGTCGCAGGTAATCATCTTTACGCCGAGGGGCTTTTTTCCCCAGCAGGATGTCGATCACTACGGGCTGAGCGGGGAGACGTATCAAACGCACCGGAGCGGCTGGGAGCCGGCCGACCTGGAGCAGTTGGGCTATGAAGTGATTATCATGAAAGGGCTGCACGATGCGAATAATCCGGCATTCGTGCATTCGTATGGCGTCGATCATCCTCCAGTTGATGCATTACTCGCGATAAAGTATGTGTGATACGGAATAAATGGCGGTCAGACCGCTTTTTTTCTGTGCTTTTACCGTAGCGATATGGATATATATAGTAATGTCCTTGGCGATATAACTACACTTGGGAGGCGTTTGGCTATGCTCGTACCCGTGGAATCCAAGCAAATTGCTTTTTGCTCGTATGATGAGGACGAATCGTCATTGTATCTGTACTACCATACCGGGGATGTCGCGATCTTCTCCTCGATCGGGAAGCTCGATTACCAGTCCGTCCTTGATTCGCCCAACAGGTACGATACGCTCATGAACCTCATGAAAAAGGGCCAAAACGCAGCGGTTAACTGGTAACATTTACATCATTTCTGTAAACAGTTTCAAGTTGTAGTTCTTAGGACTCTGCCATAGGGCTCGGGTATGAACTTGCGAAAGGGCATTTATCCAGCAATTGCAGGCATTCGTTCGAAGGCATCTCCAGCGGGGGGTGTCTTTTTTGCATGCGCGGAAAGAGGTGCTAGTTCCATCCGCCCATCAGACGTTTCGACAAATGGGACGAGCGGTCGATATAAGGGGAATCGCGCGCAACCGTAAAATTGTACATAGGGTCAAGACGCCAACGGCATGACCCACCATAAGAGGAGGATTATCATCCAATGAAAAAGTTTGCTGCCTCGTTCCTTGTCTTCGTTCTGACGGCTTTGCTTGTCATGCCGGCCGTAATGGGCGCCGCATCCGCGCCAGCGCCGGTTGTCGGCGAAATCCAGTCGAGCGTCAGCTTCCGCAGCGCGCCGTCCACTTCTTCCACCGTCTACAAATATTTGAAGGCGGGCGATAACGTCGTTATTTTGGAGAAGGTCAACGCAAGCTGGTACAAGGTACAGGATGTTCTCGGCACTGTTGCTTATGTCTCTTCGTCCGCTAAATATATCGAAATCATTTACAATGCGCAAGCGGTATCGAGCGTATCGTTCCGCAAGTCGCCTTCCACCGACGGCGCGCGCATCCGTTATCTGAGTAAAGGCGAGTCGGTGATGATCACCGGTCAGCCGAACAGCTACTGGTACGCAGTGACGGATTCCAAAGGCGTGAAGGGCTATGTCAGCTCCAGCGACCAGTATATCAACGAAGGCGCAAGCTTCTCGCTGCCAAGCGGCGTTCAGCCTGGCACAGGCAACGGATCCGACGGCAACAACGGCGGCGGTGCCGTTCCGACTCCGCAAGTGATCGAGAACGTGATCGCGGCAGGCATGAAATATTGGGGCACGCCGTACGAGTTCGGTTCCGACCGCAACACGACGACGACGTTCGACTGCTCCGACTTCACGCGCACCGCGTTCCGTGAAGGCGCAAGCGTGACGCTTCCGTACGATTCCCGTCAGCAAGGCGATTTCGTCAAAGCGCGCGGCGGCGTACAAACCGACTGGCACAATCTGAAGCGCGGCGACTTGATGTTCTTCATGACGTACAAAGGCTCGAAAGCTTCCGCTTACGCGGGCGTGAACAAGCTGACCGAGAAAATTACGCATGTGGGCATCTACCTGGGCAATGGCCAAATGCTCCATACATACTCCACGGAGTCCGGCGGCGTTCGCATCAGCGATATCGCGGGCGGCCAATGGGAAAACCGCTTCCTGTTCGGCGGCAGCGTGCTTTAATATTCCGTTTCGAGGCAAAAGCCTGGGGTCCAAGGACCCCAGGCTTTTATTCATCCGCTTACTTCATGCCTTTGGCCGTCAACCACTCGTCCAGCTGCTTCTGCTTCTCGGCCAGTACTTTTTCGGCACCGGCTTTGTTCATCGCATCTACCAGCTTCGGAACGTATTCGTTCGGATCGACCGCGCCGGTGGTGACTGCGGCCTCATACTCTTTGTAAACGGCATCCATGTTCGCCTGTTCCGTCTTGACCGGCTCTACGTTGAATTGAAATCCCCAAATTTCCGGTACCATGGCCGAATTGTTCAGCTCGATCGTCTTCGGCCACGTATCGTTCGCTTGGCCCTCCAGCAGGTAGCCAATCGTTACGTTACCCATAGCCCATGCTACGTTCGGCGCATAGCCGCCGTCTGTTTTGACCTTGATGTGCGTGTCATCGAGCTTCTCGTAATGCTTGCCTTCAACGCCGAATGCCAGTAGATTGAACAAGACCGGATCCGTATTCGCCAGATTGAGGAACATCATCGCTCTTTCCGGGTTTTTGGACGTGTTGCTGATCGCCGTCATCGTCGGCTGTACGCCGGAAAACCGCGGTTCGTACAGAGGAATGAAGACAACGTCTTTTCCGCCCATGTTTTGCTTCATCTCGACTTCGCCGCCTGGCTTGAGGGTCCATTCATAGAAGGCGACGATTTTGCCGGCTTTTTGATAATCGGCGAAATTGGCCGTCGCGACGTCCTTATTGACATAGCCTTTTTTGAACCAGTCATGGAGCAATTGGTGGTGAGCCAGAAACTCCGGCGATGCCAGCGTATTCTCAAGCTTGAAGTTAGGATCGCCTTTTTTGTATTCAATCCCGCCGAGCCCGTCATAGCCGTACATATACGGGACGAACGTATTCGTTCTGGAACCGAAAGCGATTTTGTCCGGTTCGCCGGCTTTGACCTTCTCCAGGAATGGCTCCAGATCCTTGTACGTCTTGATCGTGCTTATATCCAAGCCGTACTTGTCGACCATTTCCTTCTGAACGACGAAGCCGCCGCCTTGGGCGATGATTTGATAATTGGGGATCGCATACAATTTGCCTTGCGAGTTTCTTGCGCCTTCGATCGCAGCCTTAGGCAAGCTATTGATGAAATCGGGAGCGTACTCCTTGACCAAATCCTCCAGATCCTTGAACGCGCCTTTGAGCGAGTTGTTCTCGTAGTTGAATGCCCAGTTCGACGTCCACATCAGGTCGAACTTTTCGCCTGCGGAGACGACCGTGTTCATCTTCTGATCATAGTCGCCAAACGGAATGGACATCAGTTTAACGGTCGCATTGATCTTCGGCTTAATGTATTCGTTCACCGCGGCTTCAACGGAAGCGATGTCCGGCTGCAATTCCGGTTGAGGAATATAATAGAGCAACTCTACCGGCGGCAGCTCTTCTTTGGCAGGCTCATTGGTAGACGTATCCGTTGCTGTAGTCTCTGTCTCTGTGTTCGTCGTCGCTGCGGGTTCATTCGTAGACGCTGCAGGCTCATTGTTCTTGTTATTATTGCCGCCGCAAGCGCTTGCAAGCAATAGGATGAGCATACTTGCCAATGCCAGCTTCAGAAAGGCTTTCTTCTTCATATTTAGCTTACCCTCCCAAGTCAT
It includes:
- a CDS encoding ankyrin repeat domain-containing protein, coding for MNKFIRAIKSLDAAVMKELLHKEPKWLAWSEEDGKNGLHYLCGQDISGDPQKEEASLQLLKLLLSGGMDMNAIHRIPDNRCGFFPATPLWYAYTRGRNEKLYTYLLKKGANPNHCMFAIAWYDDVKAAVQFTKHGAAMEEEAFLSAFNWKRFEIAEWFLKNGANVDYADSEGNTALHLAVKRNFKLDQVQMLLKFGADADQPNKEGVSPKALAELNNRTKLLRLFETG
- a CDS encoding class I SAM-dependent methyltransferase, with translation MANETNNRDLNGLLLQKLSQTESLLDVGSGPCLMLDNLPFRHIVALEIHRPYLINRATKAGHILPLNADAREIGKLFVPKSFSAVSFFDTLEHFDKQEGYALLREAEQIARSQVIIFTPRGFFPQQDVDHYGLSGETYQTHRSGWEPADLEQLGYEVIIMKGLHDANNPAFVHSYGVDHPPVDALLAIKYV
- a CDS encoding C40 family peptidase, which produces MKKFAASFLVFVLTALLVMPAVMGAASAPAPVVGEIQSSVSFRSAPSTSSTVYKYLKAGDNVVILEKVNASWYKVQDVLGTVAYVSSSAKYIEIIYNAQAVSSVSFRKSPSTDGARIRYLSKGESVMITGQPNSYWYAVTDSKGVKGYVSSSDQYINEGASFSLPSGVQPGTGNGSDGNNGGGAVPTPQVIENVIAAGMKYWGTPYEFGSDRNTTTTFDCSDFTRTAFREGASVTLPYDSRQQGDFVKARGGVQTDWHNLKRGDLMFFMTYKGSKASAYAGVNKLTEKITHVGIYLGNGQMLHTYSTESGGVRISDIAGGQWENRFLFGGSVL
- a CDS encoding ABC transporter substrate-binding protein, with protein sequence MKKKAFLKLALASMLILLLASACGGNNNKNNEPAASTNEPAATTNTETETTATDTSTNEPAKEELPPVELLYYIPQPELQPDIASVEAAVNEYIKPKINATVKLMSIPFGDYDQKMNTVVSAGEKFDLMWTSNWAFNYENNSLKGAFKDLEDLVKEYAPDFINSLPKAAIEGARNSQGKLYAIPNYQIIAQGGGFVVQKEMVDKYGLDISTIKTYKDLEPFLEKVKAGEPDKIAFGSRTNTFVPYMYGYDGLGGIEYKKGDPNFKLENTLASPEFLAHHQLLHDWFKKGYVNKDVATANFADYQKAGKIVAFYEWTLKPGGEVEMKQNMGGKDVVFIPLYEPRFSGVQPTMTAISNTSKNPERAMMFLNLANTDPVLFNLLAFGVEGKHYEKLDDTHIKVKTDGGYAPNVAWAMGNVTIGYLLEGQANDTWPKTIELNNSAMVPEIWGFQFNVEPVKTEQANMDAVYKEYEAAVTTGAVDPNEYVPKLVDAMNKAGAEKVLAEKQKQLDEWLTAKGMK